A single region of the Zootoca vivipara chromosome 2, rZooViv1.1, whole genome shotgun sequence genome encodes:
- the LOC118081213 gene encoding zinc finger protein 420-like isoform X2 produces MDACEEVTLENCGNETSLGDGQENCGCREPHRVPPEAAVHELGGETFSAQDESRRQEENQTENWRDKSIVSLADDLHETPVQYKHHKGKKRYECPFCGKAFSSKSLLAVHCRTHTGEKPYKCSECGKSFRQSRNLTSHQRIHTGEKPYKCLECGKSFSWNSNLTSHQRIHTGEKPYKCLECGKNFCDSTLLTRHQIIHTGEKPFTCLECGKSFHQSRNLALHQRIHTGERPYKCLDCGKNFHRRTHLTSHQRIHTGEKPFKCLECGMSFSWNSNFTSHYRIHTGEKPHKCVECGKSFCTTTQLASHHKTHTGEKPFKCSECGKSFSESTLLTRHQIIHTGEKPFKCLECGKCYSQRSSLTSHQRIHRGATRQKPYTCLECGKCFSNSTQLILHQRSHTGEKPYKCLECGKSFSDGTLLNRHQIIHKEEKPFKCLHCGKSFRQSRNLTLHQRIHTGEKPYKCLDCGKSFHQRTHLTSHQRIHTGAKPFKCLECGKTFSWNSSLTSHHRIHTGEKPYECSECEKSFCTTSQLASHRKTHTGEKHYKCLECGKSFCDSTLLTRHQITHTGEKPFKCSECGKSYSQVSSLSSHRKVHRDATVQKPYRCLECGKRFSNSTQLILHQRIHMEEKP; encoded by the exons ATGGATGCGTGCGAGGAAGTCACCCTGGAGAACTGTGGGAATGAGACCTCTCTGG GTGATGGACAGGAGAATTGTGGTTGTAGAGAACCACATCGGGTGCCACCGGAAGCAGCCGTGCATGAATTGGGGGGTGAGACCTTCAGTGCTCAAGATGAATCAAGGAGGCAGGAAGAAAACCAGACAGAGAACTGGAGAGATAAATCCATTGTGTCTCTTGCTGATGACCTTCATGAAACCCCAGTACAATATAAACACCACAAGGGGAAAAAGAGGTACGAGTGCCCTTTTTGTGGGAAAGCTTTCAGTTCTAAGTCTCTCCTTGCTGTCCATTGCAGAACGCACactggagagaaaccatataaatgttcagagtgtggaaagagcttccgccAGAGCAGAAACCTGACTTCCCATCAAcggatccacacaggggagaagccgtacaagtgcttggaatgtggaaagagcttcagttggaatTCAAATCTGACTTCACACCAGcggatccacacaggggagaagccgtacaagtgcttggaatgtggaaagaacttctgtGATAGCACACTCCTTACTAGACATCAGataatccacacaggggagaagccatttacgtgcttggaatgtgggaagagcttccatCAGAGCAGAAACCTTGCTTTGCACCAGAGAATACACACAGGGGAGAGGCCCTACAAGTGCTTGGATTGTGGGAAGAACTTCCACCGGAGAACACACCTTACTTCCCATCAacgaatccatacaggggagaagccatttaaatgcttggaatgtggaatgagcttcagCTGGAATtcaaattttacttcacattacaggattcacacaggagagaaaccacatAAGTGtgtggagtgtgggaagagcttctgtACTACCACACAACTTGCCTCACATCAtaagactcacacaggagagaaaccttttaagtgttcagagtgtggaaagagcttctcagAGAGCACTCTCCTTACTAGACATCAGataatccacacaggggagaaaccatttaaatgcttggaatgtggaaagtgctacAGTCAGAGGTCAAGTCTTACTTCACATCAGAGAATACACAGAGGTGCCACAAGACAGAAGCCATACACATGTCTGGagtgtgggaagtgcttcagtAACAGCACACAGCTTATTTTACATCAGAGaagccacacaggagagaaaccttacaaatgcttggagtgtggaaagagcttcagtgatggCACACTTCTTAACAGGCATCAAATAATTCACAAagaggagaaaccatttaaatgcttgcactgtggaaagagcttccgtcagaGCCGAAACCTCACTttacatcagagaatccacacaggggagaaaccgtataagtGCTTGGATTGTGGGAAGAGCTTCCATCAGAGAACACACCTTACTTCCCATCAGCGAATCCACACAGGagcaaaaccatttaaatgtctggaatgtggaaagaccttcagtTGGAATTCAAGTCTTACCTCTCATCACAGAATCCATACGGGAGAGAAACCGTACGAGTGCTCCGAGTGCGAGAAAAGCTTCTGTACGACCTCACAACTTGCATCGCACCGGAAAACCCACACGGGAGAAAAACATTACaagtgtttggagtgtggaaagagcttttgtgACAGCACACTCCTTACGAGGCATCAGAtcacccacacaggggagaagccatttaaatgctcagaatgtggaaagagttacAGCCAAGTTTCAAGCCTCTCTTCTCACCGGAAAGTCCACAGAGATGCTACAGTGCAGAAACCATACagatgcttggagtgtggaaagagattcagcaATAGCACGCAACTTATTttacaccagagaatccacatggAAGAGAAACCTTAG
- the LOC118081213 gene encoding zinc finger protein 420-like isoform X1, with translation MDACEEVTLENCGNETSLAGDGQENCGCREPHRVPPEAAVHELGGETFSAQDESRRQEENQTENWRDKSIVSLADDLHETPVQYKHHKGKKRYECPFCGKAFSSKSLLAVHCRTHTGEKPYKCSECGKSFRQSRNLTSHQRIHTGEKPYKCLECGKSFSWNSNLTSHQRIHTGEKPYKCLECGKNFCDSTLLTRHQIIHTGEKPFTCLECGKSFHQSRNLALHQRIHTGERPYKCLDCGKNFHRRTHLTSHQRIHTGEKPFKCLECGMSFSWNSNFTSHYRIHTGEKPHKCVECGKSFCTTTQLASHHKTHTGEKPFKCSECGKSFSESTLLTRHQIIHTGEKPFKCLECGKCYSQRSSLTSHQRIHRGATRQKPYTCLECGKCFSNSTQLILHQRSHTGEKPYKCLECGKSFSDGTLLNRHQIIHKEEKPFKCLHCGKSFRQSRNLTLHQRIHTGEKPYKCLDCGKSFHQRTHLTSHQRIHTGAKPFKCLECGKTFSWNSSLTSHHRIHTGEKPYECSECEKSFCTTSQLASHRKTHTGEKHYKCLECGKSFCDSTLLTRHQITHTGEKPFKCSECGKSYSQVSSLSSHRKVHRDATVQKPYRCLECGKRFSNSTQLILHQRIHMEEKP, from the exons ATGGATGCGTGCGAGGAAGTCACCCTGGAGAACTGTGGGAATGAGACCTCTCTGG CAGGTGATGGACAGGAGAATTGTGGTTGTAGAGAACCACATCGGGTGCCACCGGAAGCAGCCGTGCATGAATTGGGGGGTGAGACCTTCAGTGCTCAAGATGAATCAAGGAGGCAGGAAGAAAACCAGACAGAGAACTGGAGAGATAAATCCATTGTGTCTCTTGCTGATGACCTTCATGAAACCCCAGTACAATATAAACACCACAAGGGGAAAAAGAGGTACGAGTGCCCTTTTTGTGGGAAAGCTTTCAGTTCTAAGTCTCTCCTTGCTGTCCATTGCAGAACGCACactggagagaaaccatataaatgttcagagtgtggaaagagcttccgccAGAGCAGAAACCTGACTTCCCATCAAcggatccacacaggggagaagccgtacaagtgcttggaatgtggaaagagcttcagttggaatTCAAATCTGACTTCACACCAGcggatccacacaggggagaagccgtacaagtgcttggaatgtggaaagaacttctgtGATAGCACACTCCTTACTAGACATCAGataatccacacaggggagaagccatttacgtgcttggaatgtgggaagagcttccatCAGAGCAGAAACCTTGCTTTGCACCAGAGAATACACACAGGGGAGAGGCCCTACAAGTGCTTGGATTGTGGGAAGAACTTCCACCGGAGAACACACCTTACTTCCCATCAacgaatccatacaggggagaagccatttaaatgcttggaatgtggaatgagcttcagCTGGAATtcaaattttacttcacattacaggattcacacaggagagaaaccacatAAGTGtgtggagtgtgggaagagcttctgtACTACCACACAACTTGCCTCACATCAtaagactcacacaggagagaaaccttttaagtgttcagagtgtggaaagagcttctcagAGAGCACTCTCCTTACTAGACATCAGataatccacacaggggagaaaccatttaaatgcttggaatgtggaaagtgctacAGTCAGAGGTCAAGTCTTACTTCACATCAGAGAATACACAGAGGTGCCACAAGACAGAAGCCATACACATGTCTGGagtgtgggaagtgcttcagtAACAGCACACAGCTTATTTTACATCAGAGaagccacacaggagagaaaccttacaaatgcttggagtgtggaaagagcttcagtgatggCACACTTCTTAACAGGCATCAAATAATTCACAAagaggagaaaccatttaaatgcttgcactgtggaaagagcttccgtcagaGCCGAAACCTCACTttacatcagagaatccacacaggggagaaaccgtataagtGCTTGGATTGTGGGAAGAGCTTCCATCAGAGAACACACCTTACTTCCCATCAGCGAATCCACACAGGagcaaaaccatttaaatgtctggaatgtggaaagaccttcagtTGGAATTCAAGTCTTACCTCTCATCACAGAATCCATACGGGAGAGAAACCGTACGAGTGCTCCGAGTGCGAGAAAAGCTTCTGTACGACCTCACAACTTGCATCGCACCGGAAAACCCACACGGGAGAAAAACATTACaagtgtttggagtgtggaaagagcttttgtgACAGCACACTCCTTACGAGGCATCAGAtcacccacacaggggagaagccatttaaatgctcagaatgtggaaagagttacAGCCAAGTTTCAAGCCTCTCTTCTCACCGGAAAGTCCACAGAGATGCTACAGTGCAGAAACCATACagatgcttggagtgtggaaagagattcagcaATAGCACGCAACTTATTttacaccagagaatccacatggAAGAGAAACCTTAG
- the LOC118081213 gene encoding zinc finger protein 160-like isoform X4, with amino-acid sequence MRARKSPWRTVGMRPLWVMDRRIVVVENHIGCHRKQPCMNWGVRPSVLKMNQGGRKKTRQRTGEINPLCLLLMTFMKPQTHTGEKPYKCSECGKSFRQSRNLTSHQRIHTGEKPYKCLECGKSFSWNSNLTSHQRIHTGEKPYKCLECGKNFCDSTLLTRHQIIHTGEKPFTCLECGKSFHQSRNLALHQRIHTGERPYKCLDCGKNFHRRTHLTSHQRIHTGEKPFKCLECGMSFSWNSNFTSHYRIHTGEKPHKCVECGKSFCTTTQLASHHKTHTGEKPFKCSECGKSFSESTLLTRHQIIHTGEKPFKCLECGKCYSQRSSLTSHQRIHRGATRQKPYTCLECGKCFSNSTQLILHQRSHTGEKPYKCLECGKSFSDGTLLNRHQIIHKEEKPFKCLHCGKSFRQSRNLTLHQRIHTGEKPYKCLDCGKSFHQRTHLTSHQRIHTGAKPFKCLECGKTFSWNSSLTSHHRIHTGEKPYECSECEKSFCTTSQLASHRKTHTGEKHYKCLECGKSFCDSTLLTRHQITHTGEKPFKCSECGKSYSQVSSLSSHRKVHRDATVQKPYRCLECGKRFSNSTQLILHQRIHMEEKP; translated from the exons ATGCGTGCGAGGAAGTCACCCTGGAGAACTGTGGGAATGAGACCTCTCTGG GTGATGGACAGGAGAATTGTGGTTGTAGAGAACCACATCGGGTGCCACCGGAAGCAGCCGTGCATGAATTGGGGGGTGAGACCTTCAGTGCTCAAGATGAATCAAGGAGGCAGGAAGAAAACCAGACAGAGAACTGGAGAGATAAATCCATTGTGTCTCTTGCTGATGACCTTCATGAAACCCCA AACGCACactggagagaaaccatataaatgttcagagtgtggaaagagcttccgccAGAGCAGAAACCTGACTTCCCATCAAcggatccacacaggggagaagccgtacaagtgcttggaatgtggaaagagcttcagttggaatTCAAATCTGACTTCACACCAGcggatccacacaggggagaagccgtacaagtgcttggaatgtggaaagaacttctgtGATAGCACACTCCTTACTAGACATCAGataatccacacaggggagaagccatttacgtgcttggaatgtgggaagagcttccatCAGAGCAGAAACCTTGCTTTGCACCAGAGAATACACACAGGGGAGAGGCCCTACAAGTGCTTGGATTGTGGGAAGAACTTCCACCGGAGAACACACCTTACTTCCCATCAacgaatccatacaggggagaagccatttaaatgcttggaatgtggaatgagcttcagCTGGAATtcaaattttacttcacattacaggattcacacaggagagaaaccacatAAGTGtgtggagtgtgggaagagcttctgtACTACCACACAACTTGCCTCACATCAtaagactcacacaggagagaaaccttttaagtgttcagagtgtggaaagagcttctcagAGAGCACTCTCCTTACTAGACATCAGataatccacacaggggagaaaccatttaaatgcttggaatgtggaaagtgctacAGTCAGAGGTCAAGTCTTACTTCACATCAGAGAATACACAGAGGTGCCACAAGACAGAAGCCATACACATGTCTGGagtgtgggaagtgcttcagtAACAGCACACAGCTTATTTTACATCAGAGaagccacacaggagagaaaccttacaaatgcttggagtgtggaaagagcttcagtgatggCACACTTCTTAACAGGCATCAAATAATTCACAAagaggagaaaccatttaaatgcttgcactgtggaaagagcttccgtcagaGCCGAAACCTCACTttacatcagagaatccacacaggggagaaaccgtataagtGCTTGGATTGTGGGAAGAGCTTCCATCAGAGAACACACCTTACTTCCCATCAGCGAATCCACACAGGagcaaaaccatttaaatgtctggaatgtggaaagaccttcagtTGGAATTCAAGTCTTACCTCTCATCACAGAATCCATACGGGAGAGAAACCGTACGAGTGCTCCGAGTGCGAGAAAAGCTTCTGTACGACCTCACAACTTGCATCGCACCGGAAAACCCACACGGGAGAAAAACATTACaagtgtttggagtgtggaaagagcttttgtgACAGCACACTCCTTACGAGGCATCAGAtcacccacacaggggagaagccatttaaatgctcagaatgtggaaagagttacAGCCAAGTTTCAAGCCTCTCTTCTCACCGGAAAGTCCACAGAGATGCTACAGTGCAGAAACCATACagatgcttggagtgtggaaagagattcagcaATAGCACGCAACTTATTttacaccagagaatccacatggAAGAGAAACCTTAG
- the LOC118081213 gene encoding zinc finger protein 160-like isoform X3: MRARKSPWRTVGMRPLWQVMDRRIVVVENHIGCHRKQPCMNWGVRPSVLKMNQGGRKKTRQRTGEINPLCLLLMTFMKPQTHTGEKPYKCSECGKSFRQSRNLTSHQRIHTGEKPYKCLECGKSFSWNSNLTSHQRIHTGEKPYKCLECGKNFCDSTLLTRHQIIHTGEKPFTCLECGKSFHQSRNLALHQRIHTGERPYKCLDCGKNFHRRTHLTSHQRIHTGEKPFKCLECGMSFSWNSNFTSHYRIHTGEKPHKCVECGKSFCTTTQLASHHKTHTGEKPFKCSECGKSFSESTLLTRHQIIHTGEKPFKCLECGKCYSQRSSLTSHQRIHRGATRQKPYTCLECGKCFSNSTQLILHQRSHTGEKPYKCLECGKSFSDGTLLNRHQIIHKEEKPFKCLHCGKSFRQSRNLTLHQRIHTGEKPYKCLDCGKSFHQRTHLTSHQRIHTGAKPFKCLECGKTFSWNSSLTSHHRIHTGEKPYECSECEKSFCTTSQLASHRKTHTGEKHYKCLECGKSFCDSTLLTRHQITHTGEKPFKCSECGKSYSQVSSLSSHRKVHRDATVQKPYRCLECGKRFSNSTQLILHQRIHMEEKP; encoded by the exons ATGCGTGCGAGGAAGTCACCCTGGAGAACTGTGGGAATGAGACCTCTCTGG CAGGTGATGGACAGGAGAATTGTGGTTGTAGAGAACCACATCGGGTGCCACCGGAAGCAGCCGTGCATGAATTGGGGGGTGAGACCTTCAGTGCTCAAGATGAATCAAGGAGGCAGGAAGAAAACCAGACAGAGAACTGGAGAGATAAATCCATTGTGTCTCTTGCTGATGACCTTCATGAAACCCCA AACGCACactggagagaaaccatataaatgttcagagtgtggaaagagcttccgccAGAGCAGAAACCTGACTTCCCATCAAcggatccacacaggggagaagccgtacaagtgcttggaatgtggaaagagcttcagttggaatTCAAATCTGACTTCACACCAGcggatccacacaggggagaagccgtacaagtgcttggaatgtggaaagaacttctgtGATAGCACACTCCTTACTAGACATCAGataatccacacaggggagaagccatttacgtgcttggaatgtgggaagagcttccatCAGAGCAGAAACCTTGCTTTGCACCAGAGAATACACACAGGGGAGAGGCCCTACAAGTGCTTGGATTGTGGGAAGAACTTCCACCGGAGAACACACCTTACTTCCCATCAacgaatccatacaggggagaagccatttaaatgcttggaatgtggaatgagcttcagCTGGAATtcaaattttacttcacattacaggattcacacaggagagaaaccacatAAGTGtgtggagtgtgggaagagcttctgtACTACCACACAACTTGCCTCACATCAtaagactcacacaggagagaaaccttttaagtgttcagagtgtggaaagagcttctcagAGAGCACTCTCCTTACTAGACATCAGataatccacacaggggagaaaccatttaaatgcttggaatgtggaaagtgctacAGTCAGAGGTCAAGTCTTACTTCACATCAGAGAATACACAGAGGTGCCACAAGACAGAAGCCATACACATGTCTGGagtgtgggaagtgcttcagtAACAGCACACAGCTTATTTTACATCAGAGaagccacacaggagagaaaccttacaaatgcttggagtgtggaaagagcttcagtgatggCACACTTCTTAACAGGCATCAAATAATTCACAAagaggagaaaccatttaaatgcttgcactgtggaaagagcttccgtcagaGCCGAAACCTCACTttacatcagagaatccacacaggggagaaaccgtataagtGCTTGGATTGTGGGAAGAGCTTCCATCAGAGAACACACCTTACTTCCCATCAGCGAATCCACACAGGagcaaaaccatttaaatgtctggaatgtggaaagaccttcagtTGGAATTCAAGTCTTACCTCTCATCACAGAATCCATACGGGAGAGAAACCGTACGAGTGCTCCGAGTGCGAGAAAAGCTTCTGTACGACCTCACAACTTGCATCGCACCGGAAAACCCACACGGGAGAAAAACATTACaagtgtttggagtgtggaaagagcttttgtgACAGCACACTCCTTACGAGGCATCAGAtcacccacacaggggagaagccatttaaatgctcagaatgtggaaagagttacAGCCAAGTTTCAAGCCTCTCTTCTCACCGGAAAGTCCACAGAGATGCTACAGTGCAGAAACCATACagatgcttggagtgtggaaagagattcagcaATAGCACGCAACTTATTttacaccagagaatccacatggAAGAGAAACCTTAG